In Zea mays cultivar B73 chromosome 7, Zm-B73-REFERENCE-NAM-5.0, whole genome shotgun sequence, the following proteins share a genomic window:
- the pht11 gene encoding phosphate transporter protein 11 codes for MALEKLQVLHALDVADTQRYHVRAVVIAGMGFFADAYDLFCITLVTKLLGRIYYHVPGREEPGRLPPRLEAAINGVTFCGMIVGQLLFGWLGDKVGRKKFYGKTIMLMIMGSFLSGLSFGNSADGVMATLCFFRFWLGVGIGGDYPLSATIMSEYANKRTRGSFVAAVFAMEGFGVLAGCIVTLVVSATFQARLGAPAYEEDPAASTPPQADYAWRIILMVGAIPACFTYHWRMRMPETARYTALVARDADKAARDMSRVLQVDITGEPDKVESITRDRGDYGVFSRRFARRHGAHLAGAVACWFVLDVVFYSQNILQEGIFSDVNWVPRARTMSALEETYRVGRAHAIIALCGTLPGYWFTIAFVDVVGRKAIQFLGFAMMMGFMLLIAAFYDSLISPGRRIWLVLMYTFTFFFANFGPNSTTFILPAEIFPAHLRTTCHGISAAAGKVGAIVGTFGFMYAAQKADGSEAAETGYPSGIGVRASLFVLAASNALGILFTCFLPEPKGRSLEEVCGEGAEPTIRDDTDVGDSKILPL; via the coding sequence atggcgctgGAAAAGCTGCAGGTGCTGCACGCGCTGGACGTCGCGGACACGCAGCGATACCACGTCCGCGCGGTGGTCATCGCCGGCATGGGCTTCTTCGCCGACGCGTACGACCTCTTCTGCATCACCCTGGTGACCAAGCTCCTAGGCCGCATCTACTACCACGTCCCGGGGCGGGAGGAGCCTGGGAGGCTGCCGCCCAGGCTGGAGGCCGCCATCAACGGCGTCACCTTCTGCGGCATGATCGTGGGGCAGCTCCTCTTCGGCTGGCTCGGCGACAAGGTCGGCCGGAAGAAGTTCTACGGCAAGACCATCATGCTCATGATCATGGGCTCCTTCCTCTCGGGCCTCTCCTTCGGCAACAGCGCCGACGGCGTCATGGCCACGCTCTGCTTCTTCCGCTTCTGGCTCGGCGTCGGCATCGGCGGCGACTACCCGCTCTCCGCCACCATCATGTCCGAGTACGCCAACAAGCGCACCAGGGGCAGCTTCGTCGCCgccgtcttcgccatggaaggctTCGGCGTCCTCGCCGGCTGCATTGTCACCCTCGTCGTCTCGGCCACCTTCCAGGCGCGCTTGGGCGCGCCCGCCTACGAGGAGGACCCCGCCGCGTCCACCCCGCCGCAGGCCGACTACGCGTGGCGGATCATCCTCATGGTCGGCGCCATCCCGGCCTGCTTCACCTACCACTGGCGGATGCGGATGCCGGAGACGGCGCGCTACACGGCGCTGGTCGCGCGCGACGCCGACAAGGCCGCGCGCGACATGTCCAGGGTGCTGCAGGTGGACATCACGGGCGAGCCGGACAAGGTGGAGAGTATCACCAGGGACAGGGGCGACTACGGCGTCTTCTCCCGCCGCTTCGCCCGCCGCCACGGCGCGCACCTCGCCGGCGCCGTCGCCTGCTGGTTCGTGCTCGACGTCGTCTTCTACTCCCAGAACATCCTCCAGGAGGGGATCTTCAGCGACGTCAACTGGGTCCCCAGGGCGCGCACCATGAGCGCCCTCGAGGAGACCTACCGCGTCGGCCGCGCGCACGCCATCATCGCGCTCTGCGGCACGCTGCCGGGCTACTGGTTCACCATCGCCTTCGTCGACGTCGTCGGCCGCAAGGCGATCCAGTTCCTGGGCTTCGCCATGATGATGggcttcatgctcctcatcgccGCCTTCTACGACAGCCTCATCAGCCCCGGGCGGCGGATCTGGCTGGTGCTCATGTACACCTTCACATTCTTCTTCGCCAACTTCGGGCCAAACAGCACCACCTTCATCCTGCCGGCGGAGATCTTCCCGGCGCACCTGCGTACCACGTGCCACGGGATATCGGCCGCCGCGGGGAAGGTCGGCGCGATCGTCGGGACGTTCGGGTTCATGTATGCGGCGCAGAAGGCCGACGGCAGCGAGGCGGCCGAGACAGGGTACCCGTCGGGCATCGGCGTGCGCGCCTCCCTGTTCGTGCTCGCCGCGTCCAATGCGCTGGGGATACTCTTCACCTGCTTCCTGCCGGAGCCCAAGGGGCGGTCGCTGGAGGAGGTGTGCGGCGAAGGCGCCGAGCCCACGATCAGAGATGACACTGACGTCGGTGACTCCAAGATTCTCCCGCTGTAG